One genomic segment of Bdellovibrio bacteriovorus includes these proteins:
- the prpB gene encoding methylisocitrate lyase, with the protein MLFPEITPAQKRKNFREALKSGKLLQFPGSWSPLVSMAIEKEGFDGVYISGSVLSNDLGYPDIGLTSLTEVAQRGRQIARTTKLPTIIDIDTGFGEPMSATRTVQEMIEMGLAGCHIEDQINPKRCGHLDGKGLVTRDEATRKVAAAARGKKLDENFLLIARTDARAVEGLDKAIDRAKAYIDAGADCIFTEALETEKEFETFRKAVSVPLLANMTEFGKGRLYTYQELSNLGYNIVIYPVTTFRLAMGATVAGLNEIKAKGTQEGLLDKMQTRKDLYALSRYDEYNSFDTSIFNFTLK; encoded by the coding sequence ATGTTATTTCCTGAAATTACTCCCGCTCAAAAACGTAAGAATTTTCGTGAGGCTTTGAAATCGGGGAAACTTTTGCAGTTTCCCGGGTCTTGGTCGCCGCTTGTGAGTATGGCTATTGAGAAAGAAGGCTTTGATGGGGTTTATATCTCGGGGTCGGTTCTTTCTAATGATCTTGGGTATCCTGACATTGGTTTGACTTCTTTGACTGAGGTGGCTCAGCGTGGGCGTCAGATTGCTCGTACGACAAAGCTTCCAACTATTATTGATATTGATACGGGCTTTGGTGAGCCGATGAGTGCGACTCGCACAGTGCAAGAGATGATTGAGATGGGGCTTGCGGGTTGCCATATTGAAGATCAGATCAATCCGAAGCGTTGTGGTCACTTGGATGGTAAAGGTCTTGTGACTCGTGATGAAGCGACTCGCAAAGTGGCGGCAGCCGCTCGTGGTAAGAAGTTGGATGAAAACTTCCTTTTGATTGCTCGTACGGATGCTCGTGCGGTGGAAGGCTTGGATAAAGCTATTGACCGCGCGAAGGCTTACATCGATGCCGGTGCGGATTGTATTTTCACTGAGGCTTTAGAGACTGAAAAAGAATTTGAAACTTTCCGTAAGGCGGTTTCTGTTCCTCTTCTTGCGAACATGACGGAATTTGGTAAAGGTCGTTTGTACACTTATCAAGAGCTTTCAAACCTGGGTTACAATATCGTGATCTATCCTGTGACGACGTTCCGTCTTGCGATGGGTGCAACTGTGGCGGGTCTTAATGAAATCAAAGCTAAAGGAACTCAAGAAGGTCTTTTAGACAAAATGCAAACTCGCAAAGACTTGTATGCGCTATCCCGTTATGACGAATACAATTCTTTCGACACAAGCATCTTCAACTTCACGTTGAAATAG
- a CDS encoding translocation/assembly module TamB domain-containing protein, with protein MKRAFWILITPLAGFLVLWLIGSMLIAPKLEAWALDKIQTYSDSSLPVKIRAEKLQLKLFKPSLALEGIDVEAKGELAEALKPIRVSSVRVFIDFFHLLSGRVTLSAVVVDSPDVEINIDPFLKSDGPPKELPLDALFNQLDQLPLNRLFIQNLHLKVTSKDLKLNGEIQSGDLLATNMGKHLTAKANVPQLNLNLEKIGSFQGSLDTHLYLTRQSLRIIQMGVRLDQSEVLLRGELTQFHRVTIKPSGLLDVSARLHLSDLYTELQKIRPDLKLPTFSGEVNLDAEARFNGLEDVRGKADIKTRALTVDKFELGDARIQGEYRDKKISLSEIRVQHPAGEAVMTNTQMSIGQNFDFKTHVAVHDLDLQKLFISLNLNNVPVGVGIQGDLPCEGHIQPSFEFTCSNASLKAEQLWVRSSLAPKATAILDINTMSAQGQVKVTTEAVTYAAGVSIGDSTGQSDGVIDFAKGFKINFKTDKLDFKNVKNLANLKMEGSASMEGSTSGDSNAAIFDMKVNAREFTFEDFYLGNLISNLKYRGGRLIFEDVAGAIRKTQYLGDLEVNLDKNTLTGDFSIPTAELPDVAAVFTRIYKFPVDVQGQGSAKASVRGPLNFWKMNYELQSAFKNVSIGPETFDSLNFNVTARDGNINADKVTLQRAGSIVLVQGGISSSQVLNLNADGKNFKLEESDTISKINSSIAGNLNFAAELTGPVKNPQVLVKGAVTDSFFEDQEIPNSNFIVRLNLDTIFTQLSLFGGKVQGEFQLPFEKGRAPLMVKMQTREWNYSTLLGLVGGANLASEYTSSLTSTVDLRSESGDIFKSSGKVHIDNLELRRGTLSLKNPQPIDIVTDNGVASIRNFRLEGPNTDMAIRGENFTAQNLNIAVNMNSDLRLLHIFMPFLEDLGGPIKLSTNLTGSVTKPQIMGTLNAHNTYIKIKGFPHPLERLNVDVVFSQSRVMVNSIRGNIAGGTLTGDGGILINEIKDIPTTIRLRLDNVTLNVPEKVRTNGNAELVFSGRWFPFTLSGTYTVNSALVEKEFTEDSGGVAGVKQSLYLPKVIRESRFEPVLLDINILMNRNIIVKNSLLDGAVSGNLQVKGPPTNPVLLGRINAEKNSKLIFKDKIFLIQSGTIDFTDPDEINPSLYISAESRINEYDITLLAQGTAKNLTIHLNSIPPLQEQDIISLIALGVTTSAMDQNVQSREQAQQLGAEIGGAVLAKPINKTIEATGFSLAVTSEYDSTRNISVPKITLSRSLSTRVKVSGSRPVGDSQSYDLKLEYLINSNFTAVGSFESRGNEDDTTLQTTQPASQSIFGLDLEFKREFK; from the coding sequence GTGAAAAGAGCGTTTTGGATTTTAATCACGCCCTTAGCAGGCTTTCTGGTTTTGTGGTTGATCGGCTCGATGCTGATCGCACCTAAACTTGAAGCTTGGGCGTTGGATAAAATTCAAACTTATTCAGACTCTTCTTTGCCGGTAAAAATCCGCGCGGAAAAATTGCAGCTAAAACTTTTTAAGCCCTCTTTGGCATTGGAAGGCATTGATGTCGAAGCTAAAGGAGAGCTCGCCGAAGCGTTGAAACCTATTCGCGTGAGCAGTGTTCGGGTTTTCATCGACTTCTTTCACCTGCTCAGTGGTCGTGTGACTTTGTCGGCCGTCGTTGTGGATTCTCCCGATGTGGAGATCAACATCGATCCTTTTTTGAAAAGTGACGGTCCTCCGAAAGAACTTCCCCTCGACGCTTTATTTAATCAACTGGATCAACTGCCGCTGAATCGCCTGTTTATTCAGAACCTGCATCTGAAAGTCACTTCGAAAGATTTAAAACTGAATGGTGAAATTCAAAGTGGCGATCTTCTGGCTACGAACATGGGTAAACACCTGACGGCCAAAGCCAATGTCCCACAACTGAATTTAAATCTTGAAAAGATCGGAAGCTTCCAAGGGTCTTTGGACACTCATCTTTATCTGACAAGACAAAGTCTGCGCATTATTCAAATGGGTGTGCGCCTGGATCAATCCGAAGTTTTGCTTCGTGGTGAACTCACGCAATTTCATCGCGTCACGATCAAACCTTCAGGTCTTTTGGATGTCTCTGCCCGTCTGCACTTAAGTGACCTCTACACCGAACTTCAGAAAATCCGTCCGGACTTGAAACTGCCGACCTTCAGTGGCGAAGTGAACCTGGATGCAGAAGCCCGCTTCAACGGCCTCGAGGACGTGCGCGGCAAAGCGGATATTAAAACTCGCGCATTGACGGTTGATAAATTTGAGTTGGGCGATGCGCGCATCCAAGGTGAATACCGCGATAAAAAAATCAGTCTTTCTGAAATTCGCGTGCAACACCCTGCCGGCGAAGCCGTGATGACAAACACACAGATGTCGATAGGTCAAAACTTTGACTTTAAGACTCACGTCGCTGTTCACGACCTGGATCTGCAAAAACTTTTTATCAGCTTGAATCTGAATAACGTCCCGGTCGGTGTCGGTATTCAAGGTGATCTGCCTTGCGAAGGACACATTCAACCAAGCTTCGAGTTCACGTGTTCAAATGCTTCCTTAAAAGCGGAGCAACTATGGGTGCGATCCTCGTTAGCGCCTAAGGCCACAGCGATCTTAGACATCAATACGATGAGTGCTCAAGGACAAGTGAAAGTCACCACAGAGGCCGTGACATATGCCGCTGGGGTTTCTATTGGTGATAGCACCGGCCAAAGTGATGGTGTGATTGATTTTGCCAAAGGTTTTAAAATCAATTTTAAAACAGACAAACTTGATTTTAAAAATGTGAAGAACTTGGCGAACCTGAAAATGGAAGGTTCTGCCAGCATGGAAGGCTCAACATCCGGAGATTCTAACGCCGCGATCTTTGACATGAAGGTCAATGCTCGCGAATTCACCTTTGAAGATTTTTATTTAGGAAATTTGATTTCGAACTTAAAGTACCGCGGGGGGCGCCTGATTTTCGAAGACGTCGCAGGCGCGATTCGTAAAACTCAGTACTTGGGTGATCTGGAAGTGAATTTAGATAAAAACACTTTAACAGGTGACTTCAGTATTCCAACGGCAGAGCTTCCCGACGTTGCCGCCGTTTTCACTCGTATTTATAAATTCCCGGTCGATGTTCAAGGTCAAGGCTCTGCGAAAGCATCTGTGCGCGGTCCCTTAAACTTCTGGAAGATGAACTATGAACTGCAGTCGGCTTTTAAAAATGTGAGCATTGGACCTGAGACTTTTGATTCTTTGAATTTCAATGTCACAGCTCGTGATGGCAATATCAACGCGGATAAGGTCACGTTACAAAGAGCGGGATCGATTGTTCTTGTTCAAGGCGGAATCAGCTCGTCGCAAGTTTTAAACCTCAATGCCGATGGAAAAAACTTTAAACTTGAAGAATCCGACACCATCAGCAAAATCAACTCGAGCATCGCGGGGAATCTGAACTTCGCGGCCGAATTAACCGGACCCGTTAAAAACCCGCAGGTCTTAGTCAAAGGAGCCGTGACTGACTCCTTCTTCGAAGATCAGGAAATTCCGAATTCTAATTTCATCGTGCGTTTGAATTTAGACACGATCTTTACTCAACTCAGCCTTTTTGGTGGCAAGGTTCAAGGGGAATTCCAACTGCCGTTTGAAAAGGGCCGCGCGCCTTTAATGGTGAAAATGCAGACACGAGAGTGGAACTACTCCACTCTTCTTGGGTTGGTTGGTGGAGCTAACCTTGCCAGTGAGTACACGTCATCTCTGACCTCGACGGTGGATCTGCGCTCTGAAAGTGGTGATATCTTTAAATCCTCGGGCAAAGTTCATATCGACAACTTAGAGCTTCGCCGCGGCACTTTGAGTTTAAAAAATCCTCAACCCATTGATATCGTGACCGACAACGGTGTGGCCTCGATTAGAAACTTCCGATTGGAAGGGCCCAATACGGATATGGCCATTCGTGGCGAAAACTTTACGGCGCAAAATTTAAATATCGCTGTAAATATGAATTCAGATCTTCGTCTTTTACACATCTTCATGCCCTTTCTTGAAGACTTGGGCGGACCGATCAAGCTTTCGACGAATCTGACGGGTTCCGTGACCAAACCCCAAATCATGGGAACACTGAATGCTCATAATACCTATATCAAAATCAAAGGTTTCCCTCACCCGCTAGAGCGTCTGAATGTCGACGTGGTGTTTTCACAAAGTCGTGTGATGGTGAACTCGATCCGCGGAAATATTGCGGGCGGTACGCTGACTGGCGATGGTGGTATCTTAATCAACGAGATCAAAGATATTCCAACCACAATCCGCTTGCGTTTAGACAACGTCACCTTAAACGTTCCTGAAAAAGTTCGCACCAATGGAAATGCGGAACTTGTTTTCTCGGGCCGTTGGTTTCCGTTCACATTGTCTGGAACTTACACGGTGAACAGTGCGCTCGTAGAAAAAGAATTCACCGAGGACTCTGGCGGTGTTGCGGGTGTAAAACAAAGTCTTTATCTTCCCAAAGTAATTCGCGAAAGCCGCTTTGAACCGGTGTTGCTCGATATCAACATTCTTATGAATCGCAACATCATCGTGAAGAACTCTCTTTTAGATGGCGCGGTCAGTGGAAACCTGCAAGTTAAAGGACCCCCGACAAATCCAGTGCTTTTAGGACGCATCAACGCCGAAAAGAATTCAAAACTGATCTTTAAAGACAAAATCTTTCTTATTCAAAGTGGAACTATTGATTTCACAGATCCTGATGAGATCAACCCGAGTCTTTATATTTCTGCGGAATCGCGTATTAACGAATACGACATCACGTTGTTAGCGCAAGGTACGGCGAAGAACCTGACGATTCACTTAAACAGTATTCCGCCTCTTCAAGAACAAGACATCATTTCTCTGATTGCGTTGGGCGTAACCACGTCCGCCATGGATCAGAACGTTCAATCGCGTGAACAGGCACAGCAGTTAGGCGCAGAAATTGGTGGCGCGGTGTTAGCAAAACCGATTAACAAAACAATTGAAGCCACGGGCTTTAGCTTAGCGGTGACTTCAGAATACGACTCCACTCGCAATATCAGCGTGCCTAAGATCACTCTTAGCCGCAGCCTTTCGACCCGCGTGAAAGTTTCAGGCAGCCGTCCGGTCGGAGACTCGCAATCCTATGACTTAAAACTTGAATACCTCATCAACAGCAACTTCACCGCCGTCGGCTCTTTTGAAAGCCGCGGGAATGAGGATGATACCACCTTGCAAACAACGCAGCCGGCAAGCCAAAGTATTTTCGGTCTGGATCTAGAGTTCAAAAGGGAGTTTAAATAA
- a CDS encoding POTRA domain-containing protein, protein MLPAKTLLSLLVLILLCTSSLAQAKKNLRYDTLPAEVQSDLVKRFPQIEKEALNLEQLDEVIRYLQLKPEFENVRILDDGNGSPYRLDFQRTRIISKVSIDGISNISESEAGSTFGVKAGDVFDQQNLIEGAEKIRQLYAERGYLNAVVDIAMPPEGADQVGVEIKVTENKQTRVRNILIQSSNEALNRELSKHLKGFHKDPFTDATLNEIQKDARDYLKEKRYVRADLSGPTTDFSSDESEVSLIYRVEKTERYTFEYEGVRLLGTREIEKALDLDNYYSASPTIGSELAQKIRNYYLSKGHARAEVRAEEHEGRDPLHRRIVFKIDEGPQIKIQAVNITGRISKRPRYYVNFIEEHSSKVVDKGLYNKEDFDTGVQNLILELQNNGYLQAKLISTRTQYNRERDAVTLHVNLDEGPLTQIEEVDFSGNKDFSDEELVGVTGLKPGALRLGQIETAIARLKEFYHDRGYIEMLLLNEKQDLVTYDETNTKASLHFKILEGPQVRVASIVLEGNTFTKDYVLLKELEFAEGDLVTPYKVQESVARLQRTGFFGTVDIRTLEEKTNVANRTVVVKVTERDPGLLTFGAGATNERKLTLRGYAGVAYRNIMGTGRGASLRLEGNYNIADLKYLEHKVVFGYLEPYLFGTRLRGRINITRSTTVTDYEIHQASEVNSTTYSVEKDFTSHVLGVWDIWSLATIRDFGIDDVYPFPEDEQNIATTGPTLDLDFRDNPFNPTKGNFTRWNAEYSAPFMGSTGTIEYWKTTLSFTHYASVFELQKQPVVWANQVRGGYIKNLSTRDDGGVPWDKKGFTLGGQSTIRGYEAGTQEVFPNREDLGLSESEKTYYLKTEAVMYLVKSEVRFPVYGNLGGAVFYDGGYVKIQDLSFEDYYRDSAGFGIRYNTPVGPLSLEWAWKLDARPSEEPWRFHLSIGTF, encoded by the coding sequence ATGCTTCCTGCAAAGACTCTCTTGTCTCTTTTAGTCTTAATTCTTCTATGTACGTCGTCCCTAGCTCAAGCTAAGAAAAATCTTCGCTATGACACGCTTCCGGCCGAGGTTCAATCCGATCTGGTTAAAAGATTCCCGCAGATTGAAAAAGAGGCCCTGAATTTAGAACAACTCGACGAAGTGATTCGTTATCTTCAGTTGAAGCCCGAGTTTGAAAACGTTCGGATTTTAGATGATGGCAACGGCTCCCCTTACCGTCTGGATTTTCAGCGCACCCGAATTATTTCAAAAGTCTCGATTGATGGAATTTCAAATATTTCTGAAAGCGAGGCTGGAAGCACTTTTGGTGTGAAAGCCGGTGACGTCTTTGATCAACAGAATCTGATTGAAGGCGCGGAAAAGATTCGTCAGCTTTATGCCGAGCGTGGCTACCTAAATGCGGTGGTCGATATCGCGATGCCACCAGAAGGTGCCGACCAAGTTGGTGTTGAAATCAAAGTCACTGAAAACAAACAGACGCGCGTACGAAATATTCTTATTCAAAGTTCGAATGAAGCACTCAATCGTGAGCTTTCAAAACATCTTAAAGGCTTTCATAAAGATCCTTTTACCGATGCGACTTTAAATGAGATTCAAAAAGACGCCAGAGACTATTTGAAAGAAAAGCGTTATGTGCGCGCAGATCTCAGCGGACCGACTACGGATTTTAGTTCGGATGAGTCTGAAGTTTCTTTGATTTATCGGGTGGAAAAAACCGAGCGCTATACATTTGAGTATGAAGGTGTTCGTCTTTTAGGGACTCGCGAAATTGAAAAAGCCTTGGACCTGGATAACTACTATTCAGCAAGTCCCACCATTGGTTCGGAGCTCGCGCAAAAGATTCGCAACTATTATCTCTCTAAAGGGCATGCCCGTGCGGAAGTGCGTGCGGAAGAACATGAAGGCCGTGATCCTCTTCATCGTCGTATCGTCTTTAAAATCGATGAAGGTCCGCAGATTAAGATTCAAGCCGTAAATATCACGGGACGTATTAGCAAGCGCCCAAGATACTATGTGAATTTCATTGAAGAGCACAGTTCTAAAGTCGTCGACAAGGGTCTTTATAATAAGGAAGATTTCGACACCGGTGTACAGAATCTGATTTTGGAGTTGCAAAACAATGGTTACTTGCAAGCCAAACTGATCTCGACTCGCACACAATACAACCGAGAACGCGACGCCGTCACTTTGCATGTCAACTTAGATGAAGGACCACTGACTCAGATTGAAGAAGTGGATTTTAGCGGGAATAAAGACTTCTCTGACGAGGAACTTGTCGGCGTCACCGGCTTAAAGCCCGGAGCTTTACGCTTAGGACAAATTGAAACCGCCATTGCTCGCCTGAAAGAGTTTTATCACGACCGCGGTTATATTGAGATGCTGCTGTTAAATGAAAAGCAGGATCTGGTGACTTACGACGAAACGAACACCAAGGCCTCTTTGCATTTTAAAATTTTAGAAGGCCCGCAAGTCCGTGTGGCCTCCATTGTTCTTGAAGGCAACACCTTTACGAAAGACTACGTTCTGTTAAAAGAACTGGAGTTTGCTGAAGGCGATCTGGTCACACCTTATAAGGTCCAAGAATCTGTCGCCCGCTTGCAAAGAACAGGTTTTTTTGGCACCGTCGACATCCGCACTTTGGAAGAAAAAACCAATGTTGCCAACCGCACCGTGGTTGTCAAAGTCACCGAGCGTGATCCAGGTCTTTTGACCTTTGGGGCCGGCGCCACGAATGAACGAAAACTGACTTTACGTGGATATGCTGGGGTCGCTTATCGCAACATCATGGGCACCGGTCGTGGAGCTTCGTTGCGCTTAGAGGGTAACTACAACATCGCAGATCTGAAGTACCTTGAGCACAAAGTGGTCTTCGGATATCTGGAGCCTTATCTTTTCGGAACGCGTTTACGCGGTCGTATTAACATCACTCGCTCTACCACAGTGACAGACTATGAAATCCATCAGGCTTCTGAAGTGAACTCGACGACTTATTCTGTCGAAAAAGACTTCACGTCTCACGTCCTAGGTGTTTGGGATATCTGGTCCTTGGCAACAATCCGCGACTTCGGTATCGACGACGTCTACCCGTTCCCTGAAGATGAACAGAACATCGCGACGACGGGACCTACTCTTGATTTAGATTTCCGTGACAATCCTTTCAACCCGACAAAAGGAAATTTCACGCGTTGGAATGCCGAGTATTCAGCCCCTTTCATGGGCAGCACAGGCACCATAGAATACTGGAAGACGACCTTAAGCTTCACTCACTATGCCTCTGTTTTTGAATTGCAAAAGCAACCTGTTGTTTGGGCGAATCAAGTGCGTGGTGGTTATATCAAAAATCTTAGCACGCGTGATGATGGCGGAGTCCCCTGGGATAAAAAAGGTTTTACTCTTGGAGGCCAATCCACCATTCGCGGTTATGAAGCCGGAACCCAAGAAGTCTTCCCGAACCGTGAGGACTTGGGACTTTCTGAAAGTGAAAAGACGTACTATTTAAAAACGGAAGCCGTCATGTATCTGGTCAAATCAGAAGTGCGTTTCCCCGTTTATGGAAACTTGGGTGGCGCCGTATTTTACGACGGCGGTTACGTGAAGATTCAAGATTTGAGTTTTGAAGATTACTATCGTGACTCTGCAGGATTCGGTATCCGCTACAACACTCCAGTAGGTCCTTTAAGTCTGGAATGGGCGTGGAAACTGGATGCGCGCCCTAGCGAAGAGCCTTGGCGCTTCCATCTATCCATCGGGACTTTCTAA
- a CDS encoding acyl-[acyl-carrier-protein] thioesterase, with translation MTDKTQHSLWTEKYHITSLLVNPLGRLGLYGALNLLQETAWMHAENLGFGMNDMEKEGMFWVLTRQCLTMKKWPHFGENIRVQTWLRPPEGAFVSREFAFINEQDEEIGLCTTSWLALDRQTKKILPSQNLRDWNALTHSRATGLTAEKIPVAGEYQKLAKYRVRNSDLDINQHVNNTKYAQWILDAIPYDLHRTLLLKSYSVNFLAETHLGDEVQIDVSCSSPTAETASQGSTAYRGVRIGDGKILFTALLDWEKRA, from the coding sequence GTGACAGACAAGACGCAACATAGCCTCTGGACAGAAAAGTACCACATTACAAGTTTGCTAGTGAACCCCTTGGGTCGCTTGGGACTTTATGGCGCCCTCAATTTATTGCAAGAGACCGCGTGGATGCACGCCGAAAATTTAGGCTTCGGCATGAACGATATGGAAAAAGAGGGCATGTTCTGGGTTCTCACTCGTCAGTGTTTAACGATGAAAAAATGGCCTCATTTTGGCGAGAACATCCGCGTGCAAACCTGGCTGCGCCCGCCGGAGGGAGCCTTTGTTTCCCGTGAGTTCGCCTTTATCAATGAACAAGATGAAGAAATCGGTCTTTGCACGACAAGTTGGCTGGCCTTGGATCGTCAGACGAAAAAGATTCTTCCCTCTCAAAATCTGCGAGATTGGAACGCCCTCACCCACTCTCGTGCAACCGGCTTAACGGCCGAAAAAATTCCTGTGGCCGGAGAATACCAGAAGCTGGCTAAATACCGCGTGCGCAATTCTGACTTGGATATTAATCAGCACGTCAACAACACCAAATACGCTCAGTGGATTCTGGATGCGATCCCCTATGATCTGCATAGAACTCTTTTATTAAAGTCCTATTCCGTCAACTTTCTGGCTGAAACTCACTTGGGTGACGAAGTTCAAATCGACGTCAGTTGCAGCTCGCCCACGGCGGAAACGGCCTCACAAGGAAGCACCGCCTATCGCGGCGTTCGTATCGGCGATGGTAAAATCTTATTTACGGCTCTTTTAGATTGGGAGAAACGCGCGTGA
- a CDS encoding DOMON-like domain-containing protein, translated as MKKLVPFAATAQTKLFNVEAEVEAVSQDAHLLVFEIHGPVERILWPAPSVIESRQDELWKTTCLEAFLAKGNAPTDAYLEINCSPNGNWNAYKFSSYREGMTTAADVSVRLQERSGETQRVRFQIEIKGFDAAEATFHGLTAVIEFADGEKSYWSLKHADANPNFHDKRGWESATTR; from the coding sequence GTGAAAAAATTGGTGCCTTTTGCCGCCACGGCGCAGACAAAGCTTTTTAATGTCGAGGCCGAAGTTGAAGCTGTTAGTCAGGACGCTCACCTTCTGGTTTTTGAAATTCATGGCCCCGTTGAAAGAATTCTTTGGCCCGCTCCCTCGGTGATTGAATCTCGCCAGGATGAATTATGGAAGACCACGTGCTTGGAAGCCTTTCTTGCCAAAGGCAATGCTCCGACCGACGCGTACCTAGAGATCAACTGTTCGCCCAATGGCAACTGGAATGCTTATAAGTTTAGCAGCTACCGGGAAGGTATGACGACCGCGGCTGACGTGTCCGTACGCCTTCAAGAGCGCAGTGGAGAGACCCAACGCGTGCGTTTTCAAATCGAAATCAAAGGATTTGACGCCGCCGAGGCGACCTTTCATGGTCTCACCGCGGTGATTGAGTTTGCGGACGGAGAAAAAAGCTATTGGTCGCTGAAGCACGCTGACGCGAACCCGAATTTCCACGACAAACGAGGCTGGGAAAGCGCCACGACGCGCTGA
- a CDS encoding helix-turn-helix domain-containing protein, translating to MRQKNMLADFLKQKRVSAGLSQRDVADKLGYSTPQFISNWERGVSHPPINALKKLGELYKVSADDLFEVTLNATIQEVTQDLRRKFAGSKAR from the coding sequence ATGAGACAAAAAAATATGCTTGCAGACTTTCTAAAACAAAAACGTGTATCGGCAGGGCTTTCTCAAAGAGATGTGGCAGATAAATTGGGATACTCTACTCCTCAATTTATCTCGAACTGGGAACGTGGTGTTTCTCACCCACCAATCAACGCTCTTAAAAAATTGGGCGAGCTTTACAAAGTGTCTGCTGACGATCTTTTCGAAGTGACTTTGAATGCAACTATTCAAGAGGTTACTCAAGATCTACGCCGCAAATTCGCGGGCAGCAAAGCGCGCTAA
- a CDS encoding MmgE/PrpD family protein has product MKKHSVRVYPSKEKLDRKDQLAWKIAEIASDNAPIKADVVDMVINRIIDNASVAIAAANRRPVASARAMAIAHPRNGGATVFGMPNDQKFDCEWAAWANGTAVRELDFHDTYLAADYSHPGDNIPAILAVAQQMGKNGKELLKGIVTGYEVHVDLVKAICLHKHKKDHIAHLCPAQAAGIGTLLSLPTETIFQAVQQAVHVSFTTRQSRKGEISSWKAYAPAHAGKLAVEAVDRVMRGEGAPSPIYEGEDSVIAYMLDGKDGKYEVPLPEPGEEKRAILETYTKEHSAEYQSQALIDLARKMKPMIKNFDDIQSIVIHTSHHTHYVIGTGANDPQKMDPNASRETLDHSIMYIFAVALQDGTWHHVNSYAPERAKRADTVALWHKISTVEDKQWTAWYHETDPDKKRFGGRVEITMKDGSKIVDELGVADAHPAGARPFKRADYIRKFDTLTEGIITKAERDRFIGLCERLESLTADEVQQLNVQIPIDKLVNNKRDNKGIF; this is encoded by the coding sequence ATGAAAAAACATTCCGTACGTGTTTATCCGTCTAAAGAAAAGTTGGATCGCAAAGATCAACTTGCTTGGAAAATTGCAGAAATCGCTTCTGACAATGCTCCGATCAAAGCTGACGTTGTAGACATGGTTATCAACCGTATCATCGACAATGCCTCTGTAGCTATTGCTGCTGCCAACCGCCGCCCTGTTGCTTCTGCACGTGCGATGGCGATTGCGCATCCTCGTAATGGTGGCGCGACTGTATTCGGTATGCCGAATGATCAAAAATTTGACTGTGAATGGGCCGCTTGGGCTAATGGAACTGCGGTTCGTGAATTGGATTTCCATGATACTTACCTAGCGGCGGACTACTCTCACCCTGGTGACAACATTCCTGCTATTTTGGCAGTAGCTCAACAGATGGGTAAAAATGGTAAAGAGCTTTTGAAAGGTATCGTGACTGGTTATGAAGTCCACGTTGATCTAGTAAAAGCCATCTGCCTTCACAAACATAAAAAAGACCATATTGCTCACTTGTGCCCGGCTCAAGCTGCAGGTATCGGTACTTTGTTGTCTCTTCCAACAGAAACTATTTTCCAAGCAGTTCAACAAGCGGTTCACGTGTCTTTCACGACTCGTCAATCTCGTAAAGGTGAAATCTCTTCTTGGAAAGCTTACGCTCCAGCGCACGCAGGTAAATTGGCCGTTGAAGCCGTGGACCGCGTTATGCGTGGTGAAGGCGCTCCTTCTCCGATTTACGAGGGTGAAGATTCTGTGATCGCTTACATGCTTGATGGTAAAGATGGAAAATACGAAGTTCCACTTCCAGAACCAGGCGAAGAAAAACGCGCGATCCTTGAGACGTACACGAAAGAGCACTCTGCAGAGTACCAATCTCAAGCATTGATCGACTTGGCTCGCAAAATGAAGCCGATGATCAAAAACTTCGATGACATTCAATCTATCGTGATCCACACGTCTCACCACACGCACTACGTGATCGGTACGGGCGCGAACGATCCACAAAAAATGGATCCAAATGCTTCTCGCGAAACTCTTGATCACTCGATCATGTACATCTTCGCTGTGGCTCTTCAGGACGGCACTTGGCACCACGTTAATTCGTACGCTCCAGAGCGCGCGAAACGTGCTGACACTGTGGCATTGTGGCACAAAATTTCTACTGTCGAAGACAAACAATGGACTGCTTGGTACCACGAGACAGATCCAGATAAAAAACGCTTCGGCGGCCGCGTAGAAATCACAATGAAAGATGGTTCTAAAATCGTTGATGAATTGGGTGTAGCTGATGCGCATCCGGCGGGTGCTCGTCCATTCAAACGCGCGGACTATATCCGTAAGTTTGACACTTTGACTGAAGGGATCATCACTAAGGCTGAGAGAGATCGTTTCATTGGTCTTTGTGAGCGTCTTGAGTCTTTGACTGCTGATGAGGTTCAACAGTTGAATGTTCAGATTCCTATCGACAAGCTTGTTAACAACAAACGCGATAATAAAGGGATCTTCTAG